A stretch of Toxoplasma gondii ME49 chromosome V, whole genome shotgun sequence DNA encodes these proteins:
- a CDS encoding hypothetical protein (encoded by transcript TGME49_284530~Predicted trans-membrane domain (TMHMM2.0):395-418:464-487) → MSPSSREGGPHPVVPLGGGPSSPASPPQKGDEELGTQRQASFRSSRGTAAFESAAAAMAGSFSLPLGPEAGVCRTPLLASLSSPLESETGPCSQPNARDVWPSLCFAHSSAARHATERLVGDAPRSRTECVPPSLLFHHSTASFAHRASPSLCPPGHDASFRPTTDVLPPSPRGPFFLVDDDSPSKFVSCSAGCCLQHSPRRLREAPEESLHFAASFDCASDAGNHGLDADDQSTPRGLCRASAFGLSLPFSSSATRRLPHPPDRLGSESRNSYSRGATHPLLPSSQPYSGDTLEDEARRVCRGCCRSARKRDGRHDFEFSDQRHAGCGLEGRERSLETRDCRDQGRYSREGNRQNVQAFLGSGGTYNVLHKWRYTHGYLDFILNDRFHVILSMKWAHLVFLVFAVVVGWAAFLALILAVLTGGAIQRCLGPDAANVLDYYFFVIETMFAIGYGSPRAPTCQTTSLFVTPTAVSGILINSVVLGVVFQKFSAASKRKWALAFSNCLVGQPSFPVPSHLVINSSVSLEKEPHLPPREMVYGCCASVHDGGNPGLEAEQDCENGDPGLRCRQESASTGDVCGETAERTQSSEGEGPSTTRDAQEMLELNRRIDVAIESSQSEADGNEAAPASHRRTRRSRTDEQKSDGSDASPGSASPCCRTGATSEQDGEAHRDTRQETFAAVGVFACRGGHRDLTATGLSQTDSCSYDVNGEREEAEGFGFDASEDRQPCSRAREETSLKSALTAPSISGHLSSFGPQDLPHSLCRAPSSSTWQHYRLSFRVINVTHHSFFNPKLCLYLLKHSDRGLRIRQFPTFRTDTPLEFLEMPITVTVDTCDRDCPLREVTADELRHDGNAYEILSLLSFTDNHTSRPVEIRKSWSLRSIKWGEKFTPIVRPPSALTVSAGGYEVDVDALSTTERAQLC, encoded by the exons AtgtcgccgtcttctcgcgaAGGCGGCCCTCACCCCGTCGTCCCCCTGGGAGGCgggccttcttcgcctgcgtccCCTCCCcaaaagggagacgaagagcttGGAACTCAAAGACAAGCTTCGTTTCGATCGAGTCGTGGCACGGCAGCATTCGAAAGCGCCGCCGCAGCCATGGCAGGCTCATTTAGCCTCCCTCTCGGTCCCGAAGCTGGGGTCTGTCGTACCccccttctcgcttccctttcttctcccctggAGTCTGAGACGGGGCCTTGCAGTCAACCAAATGCCCGCGACGTCTGGCCGTCCCTGTGTTTTGCTCACTCGTCGGCTGCTCGTCATGCGACAGAGAGATTGGTTGGCGATGCGCCGAGATCGCGCACGGAGTGTgtcccgccttctctgctcttccacCACTCAACAGCCAGCTTCGCCCACagagcgtctccttctttgtgCCCTCCGGGCCACGATGCGTCCTTCCGCCCTACCACCGACGTGCTGCCTCCGTCGCCGCGAGGCCCGTTCTTCCTTGTCGATGACGATTCACCCTCGAAATTCGTCTCGTGTAGCGCGGGGTGTTGCCTTCAACATTCGCCGCGAAGACTGCGAGAGGCCCCGGAAGAAAGTCTACACTTCGCGGCTTCCTTCGATTGTGCATCAGACGCGGGAAACCATGGGCTCGATGCTGACGACCAGAGCACGCCGCGAGGACTCTGTCGTGCGTCTGCCTTTGGCCtatctctccctttctcctcgtcggcCACGAGGCGCCTCCCACACCCCCCAGACCGGCTAGGTTCGGAGTCAAGAAACAGCTACTCTCGCGGCGCAACCCAcccgcttcttccctcaTCTCAACCGTACTCCGGAGATACTTTAGAAGACGAGGCAAGACGAGTCTGTCGCGGCTGCTGTCGCAGCGCCAGAAAGCGAGACGGGCGACACGATTTCGAATTTTCTGATCAGCGCCATGCCGGCTGCGGCCTCGAGGGTCGCGAGCGTTCTTTGGAGACGCGCGATTGCCGTGACCAGGGGCGCTACTCGCGAGAAGGCAACCGACAAAACGTGCAAGCCTTTCTTGGATCGGGTGGCACATACAACGTCCTGCATAAGTGGAGATACACTCATGGCTACTTGGATTTCATCTTGAACGACAGATTTCACGTCATTCTCTCCATGAAATGGGCGCATCttgttttcctcgttttcgccGTCGTTGTCGGTTGGGCTGCATTCCTCGCAC TTATTCTGGCGGTCTTGACAGGAGGCGCGATTCAGCGGTGTCTAGGCCCGGACGCTGCCAATGTGCTGGACTATTACTTCTTCGTGATCGAGACGATGTTTGCCATAGGCTATGGGAGCCCCCG GGCACCCACTTGTCAAACGACGAGTTTGTTTGTCACTCCGACGGCCGTTTCTGGCATTCTTATCAACTCTGTCGTCCTCGGGGTTGTCTTTCAGAAGTTCTCCGCAGCCTCCAAGCGCAAGTGGGCACTGGCCTTCTCCAACTGTCTCGTTGGCCAACCAAG CTTCCCAGTGCCTTCCCACCTGGTGATCAATTCTTCGGTGTCCCTTGAGAAGGAACCGCACCTCCCCCCGCGAGAGATGGTCTACGGATGCTGCGCCAGCGTCCACGATGGGGGGAATCCAGGATTAGAGGCCGAGCAAGATTGTGAGAACGGTGACCCTGGTCTAAGATGCAGACAGGAGTCGGCGTCGACGGGAGATGTGTGTggggagacagccgagagaaCGCAGTCGTCCGAAGGGGAAGGCCCTTCAACAACAAGGGACGCGCAAGAAATGCTGGAGCTGAATCGGCGGATCGACGTTGCAATCGAAAGCAGCCAGTCAGAGGCGGACGGAAACGAGGCTGCTCCCGCTTCTCACAGACGCACGCGGAGGTCCCGGACTGACGAGCAGAAAAGCGACGGATCCGATGCTTCCCCAG GCTCCGCCTCTCCTTGTTGCCGGACAGGAGCGACAAGTGAGCAAGACGGGGAGGCACATCGAGACACGCGGCAGGAGACTTTCGCTGCGGTCGGCGTCTTTGCGTGTCGCGGGGGACATAGGGACCTGACGGCAACGGGCCTGAGCCAGACGGATTCCTGTTCGTACGACGTCAAcggcgagcgagaagaagccgaggggTTTGGGTTCGACGCAAGCGAAGATCGCCAACCGTGCTCGCGGGCGCGAGAAG AAACGTCACTGAAATCGGCATTGACTGCTCCATCCATAAGCGGTCACCTCAGCTCCTTCGGGCCGCAGGACCTGCctcactctctctgtcgtgcTCCCTCCTCATCGACGTGGCAACACTACCGTCTGTCGTTTCGAGTGATCAACGTGACGCATCACTCCTTCTTCAATCCTAAACTATGTCTCTATCTCTTA AAACACAGTGACCGAGGCCTGCGCATCCGACAATTTCCCACGTTCCGCACGGACACCCCTCTTGAATTCCTTGAGATGCCCATTACGGTCACG GTAGACACCTGCGATCGAGACTGTCCTCTCCGAGAGGTGACAGCAGACGAGCTACGGCACGATGGCAATGCGTACGAGATCCTCTCGCTGCTGTCCTTTACTGACAATCACACGTCGCGGCCTGTCGAAATTCGAAAAAG CTGGAGTCTACGGTCCATTAAATGGGGAGAAAAGTTCACCCCTATTGTCCGGCCTCCGTCAGCGTTGACGGTTTCTGCTG GTGGCTACGAAGTAGATGTAGACGCTTTGAGCACAACCGAG CGGGCGCAGTTGTGCTAG
- a CDS encoding hypothetical protein (encoded by transcript TGME49_284420) gives MEWWPVELELELQTLATELASETSESSASFSHFGSPGRDVRGVQSHGSAVERGRSRLTSGSAGREKASSKAAAGSRGSRSYSGVSAGTSSRHVTLGDAMPSFRDVGTVSAVSGSDVPGSVASHPGYLGLQERGVFRRHRTGRLHVATFHPLTIAPSPPQSSGPLRERGGISAGTLSPSAFTADSAEPSGTSSSERVD, from the coding sequence ATGGAGTGGTGGCCTGTGGAACTGGAGTTGGAACTTCAAACGCTGGCCACGGAACTGGCCTCTGAGACATCCGAGAGCTCGGCATCCTTTTCCCATTTCGGATCCCCCGGCCGGGACGTACGGGGAGTTCAGTCGCACGGGTCCGCTGTTGAGCGAGGCCGTTCGAGACTCACCAGTGGAAGTGCTGGGCGTGAGAAAGCTTCCTCTAAAGCCGCTGCAGGCAGTAGAGGTTCTCGTTCATACAGCGGGGTTTCTGCAGGGACGAGTAGCAGACACGTCACGTTAGGGGATGCCATGCCTTCGTTCCGAGATGTGGGGACAGTGAGTGCAGTCAGCGGATCGGACGTACCGGGTAGTGTGGCATCACACCCGGGGTATCTCGGACTTCAGGAACGAGGAGTGTTCCGACGACATCGAACGGGACGGCTACATGTTGCTACATTCCATCCGCTGACGATTGCGCCATCGCCGCCGCAATCAAGTGGGCCACTGCGGGAGCGTGGTGGCATTTCAGCTGGGACATTGTCGCCCTCGGCGTTCACTGCAGACTCGGCCGAGCCCAGTGGGACCTCGAGCTCTGAGAGAGTTGACTAA
- a CDS encoding hypothetical protein (encoded by transcript TGME49_284310~Signal peptide predicted by SignalP 2.0 HMM (probability 0.986) with cleavage site probability 0.256 at residue 24~Predicted trans-membrane domain (TMHMM2.0):20-43), translated as MQRQRAPWRVLALCLSFSVHRLLTMAGGGIPAVIMLSWYFSALGRSVTLFHPFQAVDMLTAAAASTSEITAGDDEPRPSTSQITAGDDEPRPSTSQASGRIGTPRGSPIKEGPLGGDARSDSEDDGGIPSQEEARRQLDQLIRRANSLKATMFHMRRTTDEASRYWSSVEAYVQMRCRKCVSDLVSELLTVLHVLLVQQIRMARHDWSQTFLAA; from the coding sequence ATGCAGAGGCAACGCGCACCATGGCGGGTGCTGGCGCTGTGTTTGAGTTTCAGTGTGCATCGGCTGCTGACTATGGCAGGAGGTGGCATCCCAGCGGTGATAATGCTTTCGTGGTATTTCAGTGCGCTAGGAAGGAGTGTCACACTCTTCCATCCTTTCCAGGCAGTAGATATGCTcactgcagcagctgcaagcACCTCTGAAATCACAGCCGGTGATGATGAGCCAAGGCCAAGCACTTCACAAATCACAGCCGGTGATGATGAGCCAAGGCCAAGCACTTCACAAGCTTCAGGACGAATTGGAACCCCGCGGGGCTCCCCAATCAAAGAGGGCCCATTAGGAGGGGACGCGAGGTCAGACTCAGAAGATGACGGTGGCATTCCGTCTcaagaggaggcgaggcgacagcTGGATCAACTCATACGCAGAGCAAACAGTCTGAAAGCGACGATGTTCCACATGCGAAGAACTACGGACGAAGCCTCGAGATACTGGTCTTCAGTCGAAGCATATGTACAAATGCGATGCAGAAAGTGCGTGAGCGATCTGGTGAGTGAGCTTCTGACGGTGTTGCATGTACTGTTGGTACAACAGATACGGATGGCCCGCCACGACTGGTCACAAACGTTCCTTGCTGCCTAA